DNA from Triplophysa rosa linkage group LG12, Trosa_1v2, whole genome shotgun sequence:
ATCACTCAGAATCCTTATGTGCTTTCAAAGGTGCCGGAGGCCTTGCACAATAACTTAGTGTTCCTGCGAGACAATGGCTTCACCAGCAGTGAGCTTTTGCAGCTGCTTACCAAATTGAAAGGGTTTGTCACTGAATTAAACCCTGAAAGTATAAAACACTCCCTGAGCTATTCTCAGGAGATTCTGGGATGCACAGAAGCAGAGCTCAGGCAAATTGTACTTGAGTGTCCAGCCTTGTTATACTATCCTGTGCCTATACTAGCTGAACGGTTTAAAGGTCTCCTCGCTGCTGGAATGAGTATAGAGAAGATCATGGAGACGCCCACTGTGCTGGAATTGACAACCCAGATAGTTCAATATCGCATTCAGAAGCTGCGTTCTTATGGCTACGATGCACAAACGGGTAGCCTGCAAGTCCTCAATGGCACCAAGAAGGACTTCGAGAAGAGCTATGGGCAGCTACATCTCAGGCGAGAGAGGCCGCTCTTTAATCCAGTAGCACCTCTTACAACAGAGGATTAAGGTGCTACATTTGCATTAAGGTGAAGACGTGCTACACTCACAGAATATAAACTAtccttgttatttattttttatttaatggacTGCGAAGAATACACAATTGCATGCTTTGTTAACATGGTGCATGGTGATTTTATCAGTGTGCTATGCTCAAATGTGCTCAAAGGATGCAGTTTCGCCTTAAGTTTATTTCAGACGTATATTTTATGGTTGTGGAATGAGTTATTGTTTGTATGGTCCCAAAAACATAGACATAATAGTTGAAACTTATGAAAAGGATGACAAAGAAGCCTGTTGTAGTGCCATTAAGAATTTTTGTGACATTAtgaaaattttacattttactttactgtaaTTGCTATTAAAATAATGTCGAAATGATGAATACATCTTAattgtttttgatatttttttcatttggggTAAAATATGACCTTTACAGTAATAAAGTACAAACAGTAATATGTATAGATTTCGTAAGAATGATAgcaaattttttaaaattagaaTGGTATTTTTATCAAAAGCCGTAAATAATGAACAATATACGTTTCTAAGCAATGATGCATTATGTACTGTAGATAAATATTCAGATCAATGAATGTTTACCAGTATGTTGCTGAACTCCATGCTGGCAGAATCTCATTTGCAAGTGTTTCCCTGTATTTTGGCCTCTGGGCAATGTTTTGAGATCATTCAGTGCTTTTTAATGATTAGACTAAAGACTTTACTGGTATCTATAATGAAGTTTCATTACATTTTGCCTTGTGGCATGTGCTGTTTATGCAGTGGAGTTTATGATTTCATTAATAGTGAAATATTAAATTTCACAGGCTTCTAGCCTCCGTTGAATCAAATTGTGGTTGCTTTTTTCTTATTCTCAGAAACTGATTTCAGTTCACCCGACATTGATTAGTCCTCATAATTAatttatgcagtaataaacaacaaTTTTCTCAACATTTTTTGCTGCTATGATTGTTCTTTCTACCTTTCCAGATTTTGGTCTACACCTCCTTTTCTTTAATCTCTTCTAGTGTAAAGTGCCAACTGGATGGTTGCTTTAGTCTGCAAATGACACTGTGAGTTATACCCAAACGCATAGAAGGTTAATAAGAGGGGGTATAAATAGCtctttttcatttgaaatgtgaCAGTGGGTATTATTAGCAAATGTTACACGCTGATTTTATGGGCCATAActcaagaaaaatatgaaaatagatGACGCATGCAATTAAAATCTGTAATTTCCTGTCCTGTGCATGGTGGGATATTAAGGTggtaaatattctgtgtctgaGGTCATGCAGATGAGGCCGAACTGATAGCAGCTCTGAGCAGCGTTTAGTTGTCCTGTATGCCATCTGCTCTCAGCTTTGTTTCAGTATTGTTCTGAGTCGCACATCTGATGCTCCTTAACGTGGCATTTTGGattcaaatacacaaacatgtaaCATGTCGAATTTGTAGGTTCTCACCAGTAGACATCTGTTGTAGTGCAAATAATTGCACAATAAATGGTATTGCATAACAATCAATGTTAACTGTTAgcgttcattttgttttattaggtttgcttttttatttcttcaccCCTCAGACTGATCAGCATTTTGGTAGGATTGTCTCTTAGCTGCCTGCTCCATCTAGTGGAGGGAAAAATATTCATTCTCACTGTGAAAGTGTGGTAAATAAGTTAGTTTCCCACAAGTAAATGGATTAGAATTCAAATGGAACTTTAATATAGCAccacatttcacaaaaaaacatagtAGTGTCTAGCATGTACAGAATGAAGAAATGAAAGGAAATACATACACATCACTCAGACCTACAAATGTGTCGTTGAATTGTAGAATGTTTggtataaataataatactgaCTCCAGTAAGTTGCTGAGCAGACGGTATGTATAGACAATTCATATGTGAACCCGACTGTGTATCATCCCCCTGATCTGGTTTGAGTGGTCACCATGGTGATATGAGTAACAGTGAATCTGGTGAGTGGTCAGTAAAACTCGCATGTGTCATTATGAGTGAAGTGGTGTTCATCAGCAGTGGAACATTCTGCTTGTCCATCTGCTGTTTGTAtgatgtgatttattatgtaatAATTGAGCAATGATGATTCACCCAAATGGGTCTCTTCATTCATATGTTGTATGTGAAACAGCTTATTTGAAATTGTAACAATTCGGATGGCAGTGAAGTGCCATAATAATAAGTAGAGCCCTTGTGCTTAAGTGTTCTCTGTGCAATATTGCTAGGTTAAGGAGAACTTATGTCTACTGCATTAAAACCGATAAAAACCTAGATTATGTAAACATCTATTTCATCAGTCATGTTTGATAGATTGTAAAGCATTTTGTTACTGCTTCAGTCTTATTAGGCTTCCTTCTTGAAgacttgaaattgaaatttgATGCCCTTTTCTTCATGAATTTCATCTGGTACTCCAGGAAAACTTAAAAGGAAAATCAGCAATTATTAAACTAATACAGTGCAATGCCGTATCAGGCAATGGATATTTATCAgtggatttatttatatattcacGGAACATCGCATAAGCTCACCCATTTTGTTTCCTAAAAACGTTGCGGTCAAACTTTGGGAAAAAGACATCACAGTCAAAGTCGGCCATGATGTCAGTTAGATAAATGAGATCACACCATGGATGCTCAAGACTTTcctgataaaaaaaaatatcagTCAATTCTTTCTAGATTCTTGTGTAGAATAATTCATTCAATTAACTGTAACAAATACCCAAACATTCTGACACTATTTCATGTGCTATTGTttcaaacaacaacaatttcattttttggtgaatgtTAATTAAATTAGAACAAACACAAGAATGACAAGCTGGCCTCTCACCTTATACACTGCTGGACCTCCTAAAACCCAGATGGTCTCCACAATGTGACACAGAGGAGGTTCAGAGACGAGGCGAATTACTGACCCAAAATCTTTACACAGATAGTGGGCATGTTTTGGCACTGCACTGTGATTTATATGCATAACCACACAAATATGCACAAAACATTAGATGCAATGCACGAAgttacatttacttttacatttacactttcATGACGTTTTAAGCATTTTAACCAAGGGTACACTAATAAACTCCTAAACTAACCTGACCTGTGTAAAATTGAATATGCTTACGATAGTGTTCTGCTCAATACCGCATTGAGGCAATTGGCAAAAGGAAGGACGCCCGCAGGACAGGAGGACCAAGAGCCACGTCCCCAGATAACCAGGTTCTTCTTATCTGTGTTGAACAAGAAAAAAGTTATACTGTCTCTCATcttttctcatttatttatattcttgcTGTCAAAATGAATGACGCTAAAGTTGAACAAACTTTAATTTTCAGCACTCACCAGGTGTTGACACAGCTGTAACTGTATTCAGAAAGAACTGAAATTCTTTCCTGTGGATACAGTAACATCAGCACATGACAAATACTGTTTGCCTCATTCTATTAATACATCAGCCTAATTAAACTTCATAGTGGGTGAATGCAATTTGAAATGCATGATGTTTTTGATGCATTAGGGGTAGATTCCTTTGATTCTAGTTTAATGCCTATGGCTGAACAACTTTACCAACACATTATTCTACACCAGAGCAagaaaatatacaaaactaAAACATTACTCCCATACAAATGCAGTCTCAGATATGCTGAGAAGTATCTCACAGCTTTTAAAAAAGctgttctggtccttgattatGATTAACTGCTTCTGAAGAAAAAGTGTAAAATTGCTAAGTGGAAGAATATTTTTTATCAATATCATTAATttagttgtttattttataaaacttgCTTTATTAAACAACAGCTGTTCTAAACCCTTTAAACCACGGCTCCacagggcttattgctttatttaaaCAAGTGCCTTGCAGTGCGTTATACTTTTCCCTCACTAATATCCATTTCATTTCATCTGTGTCATTTCTTATCTCGGAGGGGCGGGATCTGGGGGACTCGATCTTTCCACTCCCTTCAAAAAACCTGCTGACATCCAATTTCAGGTCCGAAGGTCAATTCAATATTAGAGCTAAACTTTGTAGATTGATATGTTAAAATGCCACGCTGCGATTTATTAACGTTACAGGTTTTAAAACATCAACGATCTTTTGGGTCAATCGGCTGATGGAGGCAAACGATTCATCCTGTCTTACACAACTTGAACTGAAAAAACAAAGATTCCACTAAaactataatgataataatGTATTGTGCAACTTATCTCTTACGGAAGACTCCATGGAAGCTGCCTGTTCTTTCCTATGCCCATATTTCTGCATGCAGCCGCGATGAGCCGGATCGGTTTTCGCATCTGCTCCTCacttttgtccatattttacacGTTCACTAATAACATTTGAACTAAATACTGATGTACTGTAAACCAACGGCCTTCAATGGTCTTTCAGTATGTAATGCGCCGTCTACTTCGTTCGTTCTCATTCTCAACATCATCCACCGTTTGCTCAAGGCAGGGGTTTCTCATAACATCTGCGATAGGTGGTGGCTGACCGCGTGACGTGCAGTGGGCGTGTCTGTTTGTCACAGACCTTCCAAGTGGGGCTGAACTTTCTTTCTGTGCTTTTTATTGTGAATGTGAAAGATTAAAACTTGAGGGACACAGTATTTTTCAGAGCCAATATTAGATTACAcgttaaacattaaacaaatattaacgCCTATAATGTGGTCCAAccatataatatattttttaaaacactgaaaactaaaactaaaatcaaaccATATcgaattttttaaaacatttttggcgTAACATCCAATGTGCCAACacgtaatataataataatataacacaTAGTGTAATAAATGTGATGGTCTACATCACAAAATGTCTTTGGAGTTTTACATACAAAGTGTATATTCATGCTTTAAGCAATCTCACAATAAACTTAgtaatgtttttcatgttttaatggtGATTTATAAAGACCACAttacaattcaaataaaatgcattgtttctcatataaaaaatataacaacataAGCAAGAAAAGCTATGTACAGTGATCTGGAGACTGGATTACTTTCAATACACGTTTATATACATAGTAAACCTTGGATTCCTTGTAATTGTGTTCAAACAAATCCACTTGTGCTTATATGTCACAACGATAGTGACCTATAATATACAGATTTTCCCCTAATTCTTATATTCTGTaattagaaaatattttttgaatcaAATGGCTTTTTTGACAATGTCGAATTTCTCATCTCAATAGTTGATCAACGTAAACTTCTCAATTTTAAGCATGTAACTTCTGGTGATCGTTATTATGGTCTCATTATATTTCAGTTATTGCCAAACAGTTAGACAACAACACAGCACAAACAGTCCTGGACACTAGATGGTATGTATGCTAAATACATACATTTCGAATAAGAAACTGATGCATGACATTTAGATTATGAGAATACAACAATGCATGATCAAACATCAAAAGCTACAAAACATTTTCCTCCACAATTCATAAATATACAGTTTGCAAATAATGTAAACATACAGCATTTATAACTACACATGATGTCATGTAGCACAGTTCATGAGCTAGGCTTAGTTTACAGTTTCCTCGCCCTCCAAGTTACACCTCACTGCTAGCTCAAGCTCTACAAACACAATCACAACGATCATAGCTATAGTATGAAGAAGTTGATGACGGGGATGGTAAAACAGGTTCTGTCTCTGGAAAGGTGTGTATACATGCCGGTTAAGAGGCCTGAAAAGATCAGTGACTGTCCCGCCTCCGAATCTTTGATGCGCTGTTTGACGTTTGGTCTTGGGTGTGACGCTTTAAAATACTCACTGAAGACAAACAGGTCATAAGACCGTTACAGCACAGACACAGAAAACAGGTAGAAATGCACCTTCGTGTCTAAAGACATAAATGGCGACAAGATTAACAGAGACTAAATCCTTAAAGAACCTCCACGATATGATACAACTCACCTCTTTGTGGCAGTTTGTGAGGTTGTCCACCTCCGATGTAACCTAAGAATGAATAAAGATAGATGCTACTTAAACAGCCCATCACTGGAGAATTATACACAATATAGaataacaacaaaatattacaaatgttttTGGACTAGCACTGTGTACACACCTGGCTCTGTTTGCGCACTGTTGACGGACTGTTGATCATATGACACGGCAAATGATGGGAACTGTGCTCGAGAGCTTGCTGGTGAAGGGTGCACTTAAATACGTAAAAATAAAGGTAAATATGATCAATGGCATTTTATACATACAAAGAAAATTTGCAGAGAAGGTTCTCAAGTGTGTACCTGTTATGAGAGTGCTCTCCTGTGTGACACCTCCCGAGGAAGGACCTACTCCTGAAGCTGCTTCATTACCATCACCATTGTTAATTGTGTTGGATGGGAGAGTTGCAAGAAGCCCTGAGAAGAAACATGAGACAGTCCATTAAAACCTGTAACACCACAGAATAACAAAATAGTCCCTCGTCCCTTAAAATAGCTTGACTGATTGAAGCATCATCCATGTCCGAAGCATAAATACTGATAAAGTTACACATTTAGGATTCAACGTTTTGAAAAAGTTATACCTCTTTAATCCAACAGCAGTTTCTTACCAAGACCCCGGTAGCATGACAGCTGCTGGTAGATCTGTTTCATTCGCTCAACGTTGATTCTGCTGGCCTCGGCATGATTGATCATGGGTTTGGGGTAGTGCACTCCAATTATACACTTGGCAATTTTCTGAATGCTTTCTGGGGCATTCCAAGGGTCGTAGATGAATTTGGCAGGGAAGCCCCTCAATATGGGCAGATAGCGTCTgtcacaaataaaaaagtatgaacacaTGAAAGAGCATGAGCTCGGTTTTCATAATAAGCTAATTGTAAATTGAATAATAGTCAGTGTATGAGGGAGGGAGTCACCTTATATAATCTCCATTAGGGTCTGTACGTCGACCGAAACCCACTGGACAGTAACAGTGAAAGAACTGCTGGAAGAACGAGCTGCAGGAAAGCCACATCCAGCTGCCTGCATTCACACTCCAGTCTGCATCTAGCAACAATTCCTCAAACACCTTCAAATtaacaaacatacagtaagtcAGTACAGATTTGGAGGAGGGTAAAAAAAGCACAGAACTGTAACTTTATTTGTTATTTCCTATGAATCAGAATGCATCAGATTCCTTTGCGCTACCTTCATGCCCTCTTCCCAGCTGATCCACAGGTCTCCGCGTGTGAGGAAGCAAGCGACAGCATGCCTGGCCAAATGATGGATCCATCCTTCCTGCCTCAGCTGAGTCATGATGGCATCAATCCATGGGAATCCAGTGCGGCCCTCAGCCCACTTTGCTAAGGCTTCAGGGTTCTTGTCCCATGGGATCTGCACGCAGATGGGATTGCCCTCCATTTTGTCAAAATGTGGGTTGTTAGTAGCAGCAGTGTAGAAGAACTCACGCCACAGCAGTTGACCGTACAGGGACAGAGGTGGGACACTGTTCTTCTTAACCTGCGATCGGAGTAAAGTGTCAGAATGTCTGATGGTAAACAGCCATTTATAACTCCCAGCAAGCTGCTTTTACCTTTCTATAAAGGTCTGTGAGTTTGAAGTAGAAAAGTCTGCAGGACAGACAGCCAAAGCGGAGGTAAGGGCTCAGGCCTGTGGGGCTGGCCAGCAAGGAATTAGCATTCATTCTAGGACGCTCGAAATTAGCGACCCATGCCTGCAACAAAACATTATGGCACAATTCAGTATCATTCAACTTATTTATCTATAAACCTTACAATTCTTCTACCCATAAACTACATGTTTACCTTTCTCTCCAGGTGTCTCTCTAGTCGAGTAAGCGCTTCGGTCTCTCCACCAGGCCATACAGCCGTGGACAGTCCTTCTGTGTCAAAACCTggagcacatacagtatacccaTAAAACTACCATTTACAACTGACATACGTATGTTGTCATAAGCAAAGTCAGGCGCCTTACCGAGCTCCTCCAGTGAAGGCACACCAAACTTCTCGTCGTGGTCATCACTGATGGGCGTGGCACATTTCCCCATGATATCAGCTGTGATCGTGTCTGCTGGTGTTTCCACAGGGTCCATTCTGCTGATGAGTGCCTGAAATCGTCTATAGGTGAGAGGAGACTGCCCTCCATTCAACTCTATGATCCTACAGAGTGACAGAGAACAATGATTAATGATTAGGACATATTGACAGGCTGTATAACCGATGATGTCATGATACCAAAATTTCAATTCAATACAACTGACAGCTACCAAGGGAATCAAGGGGGCATATGgcacaaatgacaaaaacacactcaCTTGTCCAGATCATAGAGTGTGTGGGAGATCCTGACAAAGAGTTCAACCCCTGCCTCAGTGGCCAGCTTCCTAATAGCTGCATCACGATCCTTCCCAAAGGGTTCAGAGTCGTACTCATATGACAACCGGGTGATTTTCCATTCCTAAAAAAATAACAAGCATGGATTCACAAAGTGAAAGTTAGAAagtcaaaaaaggaaaaacgcACTGAGCCGCACTGTCATTGGATTTACCCACATAACTTCCTGCTAACTTGTTCCTTGTTAGATAGTTTTTGGATAGTTCACTGACCTTAAATAGCCTTGGAAAGACATCCGTGGGCTGTCCCCTGATGACGAACAGGCGAGAATTAAGTTTACGAAGGCTGGCGTCTAAATCCTCCAAACACTGCAGCAAAAACCTGCAGAAAACATTCAGACTCAATGCGGTCAGTGAGAAACCAGGGCTTTAACAGATTGGTAAGGTAGGTGGATACATAACGTAGGCAAATTTTTAAGGTTAATCTCTGAGCATATCACATATCCTTATcctaaataatgttttgttaaGGATAAAAATCAGACATGCTTGCAGTAAAAGAATCATCCATTAGAAGGCACTAATAGACTACTGCTGGTCAAACTTGCATTCTGCATGTCTATGGGTTCTTTCAAGTAGCAAGAAAATAGTAGGCATTAGGCAATGTCTATATCTCAGCTAGATAGTTGCCATATAATCTTATCATTTTGCATTaagtatatataaaacaaatcaGCAATGCGTTATGCACATACTTTATGGCATTACTGTATTCTATGCACTATGCTTGTTATGCGGAAAGCCTGCACGACTTTTAGTTCACTGTACCGTATATTTGTGTATAATAATAAGAGTTAAATCCTGTCTGAGCTACAGTTGTGCCGACTAGAGAGGTCTTTCTCGTGGAACAGTCTCAGCAGAACAGCACTGAGCTTAGCCTGTCTGCAAACCTTCCGCAAGATGTCTGATCCCCCTGGTCAAGGTGAACGTGAAACAAAGCATTCCTTTCTAATGTCACTGCTTATTTTTAGTAGTATCtgtatataaaacatacagtatttgggACAGTTGGGATATCGCTGGCTTAGGTTCCTTTAAGACAGGGCATTCAAGGACACCTCAACACCACGTGACGTGACAGATTGAAAAAAGCCTCTGTGGGTTATAATGTTGGCCATGAATGTTTAAAGTCTACAGATGGCATAAAGGAGTGGTGGCGTAGGCAAGAGGATGTTTGAAGCGGGGAAAAGTAGGTCACTGCCGCTGAAAGTAAGATGGGGTAATAACATCTACTGACACAATGACCTACTTCTTCATGTCCTATGCTGGGAAGAGGAGAAGTGGCTGAGCTGAATGTTACATCATGCGGGGGG
Protein-coding regions in this window:
- the cry1b gene encoding cryptochrome-1b isoform X2 translates to MVVNTVHWFRKGLRFHDNPSLLDSVIGADTLRCVYILDPWFAGSSNVGINRWRFLLQCLEDLDASLRKLNSRLFVIRGQPTDVFPRLFKEWKITRLSYEYDSEPFGKDRDAAIRKLATEAGVELFVRISHTLYDLDKIIELNGGQSPLTYRRFQALISRMDPVETPADTITADIMGKCATPISDDHDEKFGVPSLEELGFDTEGLSTAVWPGGETEALTRLERHLERKAWVANFERPRMNANSLLASPTGLSPYLRFGCLSCRLFYFKLTDLYRKVKKNSVPPLSLYGQLLWREFFYTAATNNPHFDKMEGNPICVQIPWDKNPEALAKWAEGRTGFPWIDAIMTQLRQEGWIHHLARHAVACFLTRGDLWISWEEGMKVFEELLLDADWSVNAGSWMWLSCSSFFQQFFHCYCPVGFGRRTDPNGDYIRRYLPILRGFPAKFIYDPWNAPESIQKIAKCIIGVHYPKPMINHAEASRINVERMKQIYQQLSCYRGLGKKLLLD
- the zgc:153031 gene encoding zgc:153031; amino-acid sequence: MDKSEEQMRKPIRLIAAACRNMGIGKNRQLPWSLPKEFQFFLNTVTAVSTPDKKNLVIWGRGSWSSCPAGVLPFANCLNAVLSRTLSAVPKHAHYLCKDFGSVIRLVSEPPLCHIVETIWVLGGPAVYKESLEHPWCDLIYLTDIMADFDCDVFFPKFDRNVFRKQNGFPGVPDEIHEEKGIKFQFQVFKKEA
- the cry1b gene encoding cryptochrome-1b isoform X1 yields the protein MVVNTVHWFRKGLRFHDNPSLLDSVIGADTLRCVYILDPWFAGSSNVGINRWRFLLQCLEDLDASLRKLNSRLFVIRGQPTDVFPRLFKEWKITRLSYEYDSEPFGKDRDAAIRKLATEAGVELFVRISHTLYDLDKIIELNGGQSPLTYRRFQALISRMDPVETPADTITADIMGKCATPISDDHDEKFGVPSLEELGFDTEGLSTAVWPGGETEALTRLERHLERKAWVANFERPRMNANSLLASPTGLSPYLRFGCLSCRLFYFKLTDLYRKVKKNSVPPLSLYGQLLWREFFYTAATNNPHFDKMEGNPICVQIPWDKNPEALAKWAEGRTGFPWIDAIMTQLRQEGWIHHLARHAVACFLTRGDLWISWEEGMKVFEELLLDADWSVNAGSWMWLSCSSFFQQFFHCYCPVGFGRRTDPNGDYIRRYLPILRGFPAKFIYDPWNAPESIQKIAKCIIGVHYPKPMINHAEASRINVERMKQIYQQLSCYRGLGLLATLPSNTINNGDGNEAASGVGPSSGGVTQESTLITVHPSPASSRAQFPSFAVSYDQQSVNSAQTEPGYIGGGQPHKLPQRVSILKRHTQDQTSNSASKIRRRDSH